A genomic region of Pseudopipra pipra isolate bDixPip1 chromosome W, bDixPip1.hap1, whole genome shotgun sequence contains the following coding sequences:
- the LOC135404544 gene encoding maestro heat-like repeat-containing protein family member 7, whose protein sequence is MSEEVETFWRRCREQRSLPPNPNRFAVQTVKALLRQLLDEDVLMVIGRKCGWDMLLKADSHHYAVGLLARELCRVSRPFGHRIAVSLLPRLSRGDPLSCTA, encoded by the exons atgtcagaggaggtcgagaccttctggaggcgatgccgggagcagcgcagccttccccccaaccccaacag gtttgcagtgcagACTGTTAAAGCCCTGCTGCGCCAGCTTCTGGATGAGGATGTGTTGATGGTGATCGGTcgcaagtgtggctgggacatgctcctcaaggctgacagccaccactatgcagtgggtctgctggccag ggagctgtgccgtgTCTCCCGCCCCTTCGGTCACCGCATCGCCGTCAGCCTGCTCCCGCGGCTCAGCAGGGGAGACCCcct gtcctgcactgcctga